Part of the uncultured Desulfobacter sp. genome, GCGAATCAGGGAAAATGGCCCCTTGTCGATGAGTATATGCTTTTCAAGCGTGCCGGCAGGGGCCGGACGCAGATACTTACCGGCAGCAACAACGGTCAGATTGTAGGTCACGGCACCGGCTAAAAAGATAACCAACCCCACCATCTGAAACAGCCACAGCGGTGCGGAACCGACACTCCCGTGCTTTATAAAGCTTGTGCCGTGGGTTGTAAACAGCATTATAATACCGAAAATCCATGTTCCCCACATGCCAACCACCCCGATTACCAGCAGATAAAAGAAATAGTTATAGTCGGCTTTTTCACCCTGGAAACCGACTTTTGTTTCGTTTCTATAGGACCGCCAATAATCAATGGTCGGGAAAGCCATAGCAATCAATGGTGTGGCCAGTATGGCTGCAGCAAAATAATTTATAATCACTGTATGATAATCCTTCTTTTTAAGATTCTGGAAACCTATCCCCTTCTCTTTGATGCCTTGATGGGGTTCAATGCCTTACCCTTGGCCTGGCCGGTGTCGGTTTTTATCAGGTGCTTGTTGGCATTGAATAATTGCAATGGGTCAAGGCCCAGGTCCTCCAGAACTTGGTTTACCTCCTGCCTGGGGACC contains:
- a CDS encoding isoprenylcysteine carboxylmethyltransferase family protein; amino-acid sequence: MIINYFAAAILATPLIAMAFPTIDYWRSYRNETKVGFQGEKADYNYFFYLLVIGVVGMWGTWIFGIIMLFTTHGTSFIKHGSVGSAPLWLFQMVGLVIFLAGAVTYNLTVVAAGKYLRPAPAGTLEKHILIDKGPFSLIRHPLYIAYFLINIGLSLTFLYVIPLFSAVLIVLGIYPTARAEEAVLVKQLGHKYIGYKQRVGMFFPWFK